tgatctctgaacccaaatcgcatgcaccccgcaaatcaagaccctctgattcagtcacctaattttcttcccactcgttccaactctttttccacatgatccaattttaatctcaaaaacaataaaatctcTTCAAATATTTGTCTCTcatatctcaaagcataccatcttagTTGCACAGATCCCAAAGCCTCACCCCTTCAATCCATTTCAACTTTCCACGAATAATCCTATAACTCCTCCCAGCCATTCCGCTTCCCTCCACGTCATTTAGGAACAGAGTCATATAAGCTCTCATATCCAAATTTCCCCTTCTTTCGGAGCGTTCTCACATTCATTCCATTCGAAACTCAAAGCTTCATCCAAACTCCTGGATTAATCCCAAACATCCGCAGCCAATCTCCTTCTGAAGTATCTCCCAGCCGTTCCATTTTCCCCAACTTCCAAATCCGAACCAGCTTATTCCAGCATCCACGGATAAGCTCGAAGCCCCTGTTCCACGTCAAACACAACCCGTCCTCGTTATCCCCTGCTACCAGCTCATCACAAATCAAGCTCAGCCATAATCCCACGAACCGAATCCAAGAACAAAGCTTTCTTCCGTTCACAGAATCAgctcccagcttcttccaaaTCCCCTGCATCTCAGAGTCATCTTTCCAAAAATCAAGAGTCCAGCTTTCCCAACGTCCCGAGTTCATCTCGCGTCCGCATCCTTCTTCATCCAAATCGAATCCCCTGTTCCCAATCGTATCCACCATTTCCAAACCTCCTCAACTTCTCTTCATTCCGCATCGTGCACGGATGAATCCCCTGCATCCATAACCAGCCAACGGCTGTATTCCTGGATAagcttcatcctcccgtgatCCACTCATCTCCCAGCCACCCACTTgccatcctcccctgtttcgaaacaGCAACAatcctcccagccgagatcctctcaacttcATGAGTTTTCCCCGCGTCCGAACCTTCTCCCAGCTTAATCCCAGCCAAATCCAAACTTCCTCGTCCACGGATCCCTCCACGTCTACGAACAAAACCCATCCCAAGCTCATCTCCTTCCAGCCGAATCCCTTGCATCCCAGCTCGCGATTCATTTTCATCTCCCCTGCTTCAGCGGAACAGAGTCATGAATAAATTCAAAGCTTTCACCCGGATTCGTTCCAGATTTCTCCCAGCTCATgaatccgtttcttcctcccgtTCGGAATTGACTCCATCTTCCACGGATAAGATCCAGATCCTCCCAGCATTTCGCACATCCCACATGGCCGTCCGTTTCTCCCGTGCATCTCCGCGTTTgctcttcatccttatcccacggcTAGCCAGGATTCAACGTCATCACTGATCAGAGCCATAACCCCTTTGAGATCACTTCACATCCATAGATCTAGCAAATCCAGCAACGTCCTACAGCCATCCGAGATTTTCTTCACACCTCAACCACATCCGCGTATCCCAAAATCTTCCCAGATTTTCTCCTGTTCGCGTTCGGATATGCCATCCACGCCATCACCTGTTCAATCTCTACATCCTGATCCAAGACGtgaaggagagagggaggggagcAGTCTATATAAAGGAGTTAGGAGGTGAAGACGAAGGCATTCGGAGGGAGTGAGCCGGCTGATCCCAATCGCTCTTCTCAGGGAGTTCCCATTGAATAAAGAGTGAGAGAATAGTTTGGGATATTATGGGAAGAAAAGAGATGAAATGATAAGGAAGTTCCCACCGAATCCAGTGCAGGAAGAAGACACAGAAAGGAAGGAGATAGCCGTGATGGGAGTCCTCTACATCGCTGCTATCGCCCACGACTCCCATATTATGaaaggctgatttcctctctagggctggatgcagccctaacaaagggacacggattttatattttattttatattcttggagttgtataaacttattatttttaataaatatcttcttttatttcatgtttaatttttgtgattttaaatgtgaagtttatacaactgttcttcatgatcactaagtaaatataagatagtccatgcttaagaaaaatgcgatgtgctgccaccttagattagggtagacatttcatgccaactgaagatggattatgcctaaattatttttgtgaatttctattcgaatgcttattaggcttgtagccaatttgcatgttaatccaagaataaattaaaatacaaataatccttgttctaatgttagtggtgaattccttgccctaggttcctccaaactgatatcattttaattgccttTCTTAttaaaattgcttagtttaatagtcttcacaaattttctttttttcaaatatttttaagaaaacaaccgtaccccaatccctgtggattgatacctgtaatcactatcctactagatacgtgctattgtgtggtctttaaaattgactatcaattGTCCCTCAATAAGTGAAGATctaaaaggggttgtcattttgatcttttactcttttgatagaagagctcctgctctgataccacttgttgcccaagaagataacccaagaggggggtgaattgggttttaagtaataattacaaattaaaacttaatgagtaactaattaatattattgcaggctaattaattagattactagttgtagtgagtggagaggatggaagagacaatgaaccaattacaaacacaagaggttttatagtggttcggagctaacccttgctcctacgtccactccccaagcttcacttgggagtttactataattcctaggattacagccggttgttttacaagttcacaacccaacttgttgttttcacgagatcataatgaactcggtcggttttcacaggctcaccgactagaaccacccgattgtttttccgggatcataatcgaacccttacaccgttggttttaacttcggctcaccaacaaacctcaacaaccttgattcaatcccctgattgaatcaaataacaagaaaacagtatgtaaagagtacagaaaaagcttcttaaaaagcaaatatgaacaatataaataatgtagagttagaagtcctcaaacagattttggaagaggaagaagaggcttctcgaactctgagtctcctctttgaatgcactgatgatctgatgtcagaggagtgccttgaatgcgaaggaaacgtTTGTTGGATGGAATTCAATGcacttttccttctttctcttgtatttactcttgagagcctttggtaggtggaaatccctttttgtttcaatggaatagctctcttgatgtctactactgttcactctggctatttaagcagtccactttgaaaactagccgttagacacctttttgtggccgttctgcacactctgcaactcctgacagtgtatccgttggggtcggagtcgactcgctcgatctggagtcgactcggctgttgctggagtcgactcacactttactggagacgactcgcccactgttcaggatttgaattaaagtgctgtcccgttctggagtcgactcgtccaaccctggagtcgactcgccaatgtctagagatgactcggccctccggagacgactcgttctcagggttccagagatctgattttctgtatttctttctcgagtcgattcggatcatcttggagtcgacttggctctcagagtccgaaaactgtttctctattttttttgagttgaactgccttggagtcgtgctttcctctgagagtcgactcgtacttaactaggagtcgactcgccaaacttcggagtcgactcgtaaccttctggagtcgactcggttgcagggtctgaaatacattgttctgtctttcttctgttaccctttggagtcgactcggaaatgttgggagtcgactcggcaaccatcggagtcgactcgaacccttctggagtcgactcgctgacagagtctgaaaatcaactttctgtctttctgtcagttctcagtcggagtcgactcgtagtgtaccggagtcgactcgagcatgtgccagagcttctgaattacttggagtcgactcgtaatcttccggagtcgactcgagcttcagactttggttcaaactgagttccatacttagccaaaatgtattgaaccaaagctagagacacttaaacataaattcacaaatatttggctgaaatactagattgaattcattagtataagatatactcaaatgctttgagctcatcaaaatcaaatagggttataatcaatcactccacaaaaagCTCCTCCAAACGGGGCCTTAGTCTACTTTGAGAATATTTGGTTACCTTGTATATATTCAAGTCAATGATGGTAAATTTGAATTGAGGCCAAAGTAAACTTGAACTGAGGGCAAGAAGATGCATATTCCTAGATTATGTAGATGGGGTGAAGGGATATAGACTGTGGCATATAGATAATTCTAGATTATCCAAAATTATTAATAGAGATGTACTTTTGATGAGTTTGCTATATTAAACCAAATGAAGAAATTTGTTGACAGTGTAGGTATAGGCCATAGTGTAAGTAAATAGATGGGGCTTGATGTTGAAGCTCCAGAAAGagtattacaaaattcttcaattcATCCTAATGAGACAGATATGCAGGATTCTATATAGGATGATGCGTCACAACAACAGGAGCAATACAAAATCGCTATTGGTACTAAGAGAAGGAAGATTAGGCCACCTTCATGATATGCAGGTATGATTGCTTATGCTCTTACAGTAGCTCAGAGTGTCGAATGTGAGAAATCTATCTCATATCAGGATACAATTAGCAACAAGAATTTTACAGAATGTGTTGCAGCAATTAATGAAAAGATTATGCTACTTTCAGTTGATAGGTTCAAGTATTGCTTGAACTTAATTGGTGTTTCTAGAGGTTGATGCCGTTAGGGGTTGTGTGGAAGAGACGATGAGATATGTTTCGATATATTTGACTCCGTATATTTCAAGCCAAGGTGGAAATTTGTTGAGTATATTTACAAGTCCTAAAGATCAAATCCAAATTGACTTAGGATACCAGATCGAGTCAGGATACTAGTTCAAGTTCAAATCAACTCAAAAATATCAGTTCGAATttaaattaactaaatctattataTATATCTCTTATAACCACAAGGGAAAGAGAGCAATTGAGTGTCTTAGAGATTAAGATCTATTAGGGCTAGAGTTTTGTGAGAAAAACTGGTACTTTATgatctccaatttttttttataatgaagCTTTTGCATCATCTCTACTTATGGATATGGGTCAATGGATCAAACCATATAAATATTGAATGCTCTTGTTTTTCTCTCAtacttttctgtttttgcctcttgttttgttatttttcttgCTTGTCGTAACAAAGTCCATTGGCTAATACATTAGAATATTCATGCTGAGAAATgatgaactcaaaaatgtcactCATGATCataggggagaaaaaaaaaaggagaaagatcttgctgaaaaagaaagggagaaagatGTTGCTGAAAAGATCCACTCATCGAAGTTGCATTTCCATTGTTGCCCTTCTCATCCAACGCCTTAATAAGATTATTGCCACTCTAAAGTGTTGAATGTTAAAACTTCACATTATTTAAGTGACTCTTTTGAATGGGATTTTTGACGTACAAGCTGTTTAAGttttcactcaaaaaaaaaggCTGTACTAGTTTTGCTTGAATTGAGCATTTAACTCTATAAATTGTATCCAAAGCGCAGTGAAATCTAATTGAGATGAGAGTGAAATCTAATTGAGATGAGAGTGCCATCTAATAGAGTTGGTAAAGTCATTGAAGGATATAGGTATCAGTTATCTATGTTTGAATCCAACCCTCACCCGATTTAAACCAGGTAAATATACCCCTCGACGCAATTTATATACGATTTGTAGTAGAAAGCAGAAACTTTATCTTTCTGTAGGACAGAACATAGTTGATTTCAGCCCTTTATTTATGGTTGTCGGCTAGATACAGAGTTGTGCTTTCGGACTCTGATCTCCATCAACATAGTGGTAAATTGTATGCATGGTAATATGCTAACACCCACCTCAACGAGAACCTCTAAAATCCACCGTGCAGTGCCACTCACCCCGTCACTTAGGCATAACCGGTAGCCTCTTTTACAAGTGCAAGCCGTAGCACGCTTACAATGACAGGCAAGGAAGactagaagagagagagagagagagagagagagagagagagagagagagatgaggcATGGGGAAATGTGAAGCATGGAAAAGTGACTGATTCTCAAACTGGCAAGACAGCACACGGTACCCGGTACACCCAAGGCTTTCACGAATTTGGAAAGAGTAGACCATTTATGGAAGCTCTAGCTTTTTGCACTCCCTTCCTGGAATGGAAACCACCCAGCTTCTTTACCCTATCCTCCACGCCACCCACCCACCACTCTTCTATACGCACCTTCACAGCCCCTTCTCTAAAagcagctccctctccctccgtgGGTGTTGAGAAATAGAGAGCTgtgcaagaaagagagagagagagagagagagagagagagagagagagatggggaggGGGAAGATAGAGATCAAGAAGATAGAAAATCCTACTAACCGGCAGGTCACCTACTCCAAGAGGAGGACGGGGATCATGAAGAAGGCTAAGGAGCTGACGGTGCTTTGCGATGCCGAGGTCTCGCTTATCATGTTCTCCAGCACCGGCAAGTTCTCCGAGTACTGCAGCCCCTCAACCGAGTACGTACCGAATCTATCCCTCCCCCGTTGCACTCATATAGTTCTCTCTTCCCCTTCTTGTTATGGATTTGTAATAATGATGATGACGGAGGATTGACGGCTGGCAGCACCAAGAGGATATTTGATCGCTACCAGCAAGTCTCCGGGATCAACTTGTGGGGCGCCCAATACGAGGCAGGATCTCCGCTTCCGTTTTAGCTcgctctcttcctttctcttgcTCTCCCTTTTGCTTctaaagaaaaggggaaaaactGTTAAGTTTATCATGTTCGTGATTTCTAatattcttgtttttcttttgtgggAATAGAAAATGCAAAATACTTTGAACCATCTGAAGGAGATCAACCGAAACCTCCGCAGAGAAATAAGGTGGAGGAGTAACTCTTTTctaatcttggattatatatgttttcttttaCTATGGTATTTTGAGTACTTTctgtataaattttttttttttttaatttggtcTACTGTGTTTCTTGAGTAGGCAGAGGATGGGGGAAGATCTCGATGGTTTGGACATCAACGAACTGCGCGGTCTTGAGCAAAATTTGGATGAGGCTTTGAAGGTTGTTCGTCAAAGAAAAGTAAGATCCCCTATTTATTGCACCAGCATACAAATATCTCCAGCTTATCCATTTTCTTCTCCCTAATTATTCTTGATATATATGTTCTGGGAAACCTTGTGAGAGATTATGAGAACTTTACCCTGAATTTTATGCTAGATGTATCTGAAATTATTAATATGTTATCTCAATGCTCTTCGCATGCTGTCATAACATTCTGCTAAGAATtatgagtatatgcaatatctgCTTACATAAGACTTTCTTACACATTGTTTTTGAATTTCCATTTGAGTAGAATCCAACAAAATCAATATTTACAAAATCTTCGATTGACATTCTGTTTCCCAAATAAAAAGCCTGAGATCTTCTAGTATAGTTACTCTTCTTCCAGACAAAATTTTATTTGGCTTTTGATCAGTTTGCTCAGCCGGTTAAGCTAGAAGGCAAATAGAGATAGGGAGTTTCTCTCTGAATAGGATCTCTATGCTACTATTCCATAAGCTAGGAGAGTTACTGTGGCTTCACCAGCAGTTTAGAAtcaaaattttgaaagaaaaatatgagaaaTCTAATAAACCTAAAATTAATTCGTTATGCTTTTTTTATTATCATAAttattctgcaaatttttgcatGTGCATTTAATCACACGGCTAATAGTTTGTCTCTCATCTGGATTGCAGTATCATGTGATCACCACGCAGACGGATACTTACAAGAAAAAGGCAAGTTAACTTGCTTCGTACAATATGTGATTACAATTAATCATTCTTtgaatgcatcaaaataaataaataaataaataatcattCCTTGTAGTCTTAGACTCGGTTTTGTATGTCCACTTTTATATGTAGTTGTTTTTGCACACTACTAGAACTGAGATAATGGTTTGCCAAAGTGTAGCTTtattcctttcctcttctttgaGCTGATATTCCTTTCCTCTTTAACTTGATGAAAGATTACccacataaaaaaaaacaatcacaACTTGTAGAAACAATTCTACTGAATTGAATATGAGAAGAATTATGTTCAAGGGTCTTAATAGCCAGTTTAGAAAGCAGCCCCCTTTTCTTGAACAATTGTTTGTGACTCTTTCATTACTCCCAAATCTTTAGCACAATATGCAAGATTAAAGGACGCATTCACATATTTAGAGTAGTTCCTGTAATTGTgtccaatattatttttctcttctgtCACTAGAAGATGTTATATTCCTCATCAACCAAACATGTGTCCTTTTTAAAATAGAAATTCTTATGAATACTgtaacttgtttcattttattTGTCGGTTACTCCTAAGAGATTTGTTTGGGCACTCTGCATTCTTCATGGAAACCTTTGAGATGAGATATATTTGGGCCTTTTGACCATCCCTATTGAAATTGAACGCGACAAGTTCATTTCCtaataattacatcaagttaTTTGTAGGAAAACTCCTGCTTGTCATTGTT
This sequence is a window from Phoenix dactylifera cultivar Barhee BC4 unplaced genomic scaffold, palm_55x_up_171113_PBpolish2nd_filt_p 000482F, whole genome shotgun sequence. Protein-coding genes within it:
- the LOC103701267 gene encoding MADS-box transcription factor 16; its protein translation is MGRGKIEIKKIENPTNRQVTYSKRRTGIMKKAKELTVLCDAEVSLIMFSSTGKFSEYCSPSTDTKRIFDRYQQVSGINLWGAQYEKMQNTLNHLKEINRNLRREIRQRMGEDLDGLDINELRGLEQNLDEALKVVRQRKYHVITTQTDTYKKKLKNSHEAHRNLLHELEMKDEHPVYGFVDNDPSNYEGALALANGGSHMYAFRVQPNQPNLHGMRYGSHDLRLA